In Anopheles arabiensis isolate DONGOLA chromosome 2, AaraD3, whole genome shotgun sequence, the genomic window tcatACACAGCAATACTTTCCGCCCGCCTAGTGTTTCGCGCATTTATTGCGCTTATtgtttgttctctctctctctctctctctctctctctctctctctctctctctttttcctcgtcttccttttcctttcaccAATGGGATATGATGGATTATGTTTTACAGCGttttttctttgatttctTCGTTTAAATGGGGGTAATGTGTGATTAATAATGTACGTTTTGcttccgtttgtttgttttattacgtTTGAAATATGTATTATGCTTGCCATTTCGGGTATGGGAGTAGCAGAGCGATTGGTTTTAATGGTTTGGCAATGATGGGGGATCGAATCCCCGCCAATACAGCACAGAGCACAATgggtaggggggggggttgatgCATACGTAGCGCGGGGAAGGATGAaggtataataataataataataataataactaaTGACACTCGCAACAgaaacactcacatacacgcACAGACACTCATTCCAAAGGATACGATCGGTGTTCCCGGTTTGGGGCTCCATATACCAAGgggagtgtgtatgtgcgtggaTGAGTATGTAGGATACATTTAcagggaaaaaggaaaaaaaagcgcaCATGTCCTTTTGACACATACGCACGAGCAGAACGTGAACGTGATTTTGGTTGTGTTTAAACATGTATTATGCTACTGGAGGaaataaaaccgaaaaaaCGGAGAAAATAAATCCACTAGTTTGAACATTTCTGAACCATCGACAGCAAAACAGCTATTTCGGGCGccctaaaacacacacacacgtggacAGGAGTGTTTGAAAAGATGTACCGGATGTATACATTGTGCTACTAACGATCACTCACGCGTCTACCAGCAGAACTCCAGAAGCCGCCACTAATAACACCACACTAATGCTACGCGGAGAGAGCAGAAGGAAAACTGCATTCACACTGCTCTGAGGAGAGCGAGAAAGGTTCTAGGTAGAAATAGCAAGCCAAAATGGAAACGGGGTTTGCCAGCTATATCAACGCAAAAGGAAGGCCACCTACAGtagacatacatacacacacgcgcgcgcctaAACCAGTAATATCGTTTGGAAAGAAAGTTACAGTTGCAGCTAGGGAGGAAGGAGGATACATCTACAGAGTCCTCCACGACCACGCGCACGCATcaaagctacacacacacacaattgacAGTGAATATAGAGTTAGGTTCCTCCACCACGTTAGGATGCACATTTCCCTTTCAGTCGTCGGATTGCGAGGTGCATCAGTCACCCCCTGTGGGTCGCTTCttcttcgttcgttcgctagCCCGCTCCCCCTGTAAACACACCGATAAGCAGGAAAGATGAAGCCGAATGATTCGCCCGCAGGCCGTTTGGCGCCGTCGAATCTTCGCGTAAACTGTTCTAGTAGTGATGTGTGGATGTGTCGATAGTGTGTATTGTTTGATTTACTATGCGTTTGTTTCGTAGTTATCTCCCACATTTGTTTTCCACAGCCATAAGTAATGACAAACGCATTTGTTCGGTGGGGGGGCGAAGTGGAGGATTTGTATCATTCCCACCCCCACCCTCACCACGCCTCCGCCCTACGGGGATGAGAGATGTCGCCGCTGGATGCAGTTTGTTCCTTTCATTGCAAGGGATATGTGTAAGTGCATTTTACGGGATGCGTGTTTTATTGTGTACCTTGAAGgtagggggggaggaggagggaggcGGAAGGAGGAATACAGTTAAGCTTCCCCTTTCCCGCAcgcccccccctcctcccccattAGCCCTCTTCAAGTAGAAACATTCTACCCTTACCGCCAAGCATATCAATTATCACGagcatggtttttgttttcaaatctTTGTGGTTGCAACACAATTGCTCTAAATGCTTTCATTACTATCTTCCTAAACGACGAATATTCTCCTGTCCACGCCCTGCTGTATAGAGCAGCGTCAGGGAGCGGATCAGAGATCGATTGGATGATCGTTGCGGTTTCCTCGCGCCGACATACAATAGCGTTtattaccgttttttttttcttgcatcCACACTTTCTCGGCTCAATATCTTATAAAATACTTTACAATGCGTTTTGtgttgcatactttttttgttacgtAAAATGACACGCACCTGCTGCTTCCGTCTGCTTCATTTCACTTGCCATTATGCTACGACATTGCGCTGAACTTGCGCTCTACACCCGGTTGGGCCGGGACGCGCGCAAACAGCAATGCACACACTACTGTCTCCTCTGTCGATTGAGCCGGTGTACGTACTCGACTTCCCCAAAACACTACCCCGCTACCGCTTGACCGCTTGATAGATATAGACACCTGACCATCCATCTACCTTTGCGTGGGGTTTGTAATGGTATTTTAGGTTTAGCGAGTTCGGGCTAGCACTCTGGCCTACAGTGTTGCAAAACGCATCGTACGGTACACGTTTGTTGAATGCGTGCGTGCTTTGGATGGGAGTTTTGTGGCGAAATCTTGCGCTTACGATAACTACGATGGGGGTTACAGCTACAATATCATGGtatacgacgacgacgacgaataCATGCCGCAGCCAGCATGTGTTGGCCGCGTGGTTGCGTTAAGAGtttacatgtttttgtttatgagCACATTGAGTTCATATCTATTGCGATACACAGATGGCAGATCGATTGCTACTGAAACACGTCCATACTCGCTTGCTTGCTCTGGCTACTGTCATTCGCACGGCCACGAACTGTACAGGGGGGCCTCGGGGCAGAAGGAGTATGCATAATGCAAACCGAAAACAGGCTAGTATCTACAGTTCCATTTACAGTTTCCCGTCCCCGTTCTCGCTCGCACGTAAGCGCACGGGGCTTGCGAGGCGCACGTACAGATCGGCTTTAATCTATCCTACGTACCGGCCGCTTGCCATTGAACAAGACCAGCCATACTCATTAATTATTGCAATATTACACAGCGGCATTActactttttttcttcttcttcttctttgtcgtATTGTGTTGCCTTTTCAGTTTTCAGATTTGCTTTCTACTCAATTTCATCTACCACGATCAACTCTACTAAGCTGCATTTCGCAATTTTACCGAGCAATTgtacaatttgtttgtttgtaaacactgTAATTCTTACACGCTAGTACGTACTAAAAACTTATGACAAAGTCAAGCAGTCTCTATTGGGgttccgtttgtttttcttttcttcttaaaaatcgccatcgttttcttctttccctttccgttCCGGGACAGAGGGGCGCCGCAAGTCACAATAATTGTGTTTAATATCCCTTTCTACTAGGGGGTTTACAAacatttcgttaaaaaaaaaacaataaataattccAAGCCCGGTTCCGGGCACGCATTGCATAGTATTACTTTGCTGTGATTTTTATTCTGTTGTAACAAAAAGCCACAGCACTTGGGGAAAACGATGTTAAACGAAAACATTAAATTGCGGATTACAATACTTGTGATGTGGGGAGCCCAATTGGGACGCGACGGGCACAAGGACGCTATTATGGATAGCGTGTAATGTGCAGGCGTGGTGCAGCACACCTTCCTCCTTCTGTCGTGTTACTCTtgtacacatgcacacaagaATCTCCTGTGTGCACCCTGGACAGCTCGCCACAACGGGTTGGCTGCTATGAGTTGACCCGAGTTAAATGCAAACGCGCGCTGCCGGGCAAAGGGGTTTTCTCACCTTTTGTGCGAGATTGATTCGGCGCGTTCCATTTTCGATTATTGCtaacgtgtgtgtttttttgtatctctTCTTATTATGCGTTTTGCTCTAAAGActagtttgtttgcttgcgcTTTACTGCGCAGCCTATATCCAACACAAACCTCCACAAACATACGCCGGTTAGCGGCATTGATGTGCGTTCATTGTGAGCAGGgattgtgtgggtgtgttgctGTGAAATGTACTGTATCTCACTCAAGCCAATGATTTATCACAAATTAAACATTCTGGCCACCCAACCACGCCAGTACCGGattaaaagttattgttttttgcACCGATTAACCGATTGACTCATTGCAATTTGGAATGAGCGTGCCAAGCGGTGCCAACGAACTATACACTATTGATTTCGTTTACAATACTAGGCAACTGGGCCAACGAAACACATGCGGCAGTATACCAACAtagaaaataggaaaaaaaagaaactaaatcACGAAATCGaatcacaaaacacaaacagttGATTGCTCTCCTACACGTTTACACAGAAAATGGTTCGATCCTAGCCCGCGGATCATTGCGCGCTCCTGTCTGGCACAACCTGCTTGGATATGGGATAATATATACAACAAATTTAATCGCCACCACGCGACCGGCTAACCGCTGCCCAGCTGCGCGGACGCAACAGACGCGATGCGCCACCACCGGAGTGACcgggtgctgctgccgatgaTGGGAACGGCGTATTCGCTGGCGGTTCACAGCCAGCAGAACGGGGCAGCGGTGGCAACTTGAAGGACGCGTTGGATGCCAGTGCCGGTTCGAACGCGGCCAGGCCGGCGCGCGTCGGGTGGAGGATCGAGGGCGTTGCCGGTGATGTTGGAGTAGGTAGTAGCTCCGTCAAGACGGAGGATGAAGCTGACTAGGTTAGCATTTCGGCCGGTGCCAGTGGGGCACCGACCAGCGCTATCGGGAAGTTCTTAATGTGCGTCTGCCACTGGGACGAAAGTTGGAAAAATTTCACCCCTGTCCACTCGGTACCGTCGATGTACACTGTAGCGCAAAtggaaatagaaaacaaaacaaaaatagataGAGGGAATTAGCaaataaatgttaaatgtATGAGGTTTATGCCAGTGCTGCAAATGtgtcatgagcatcatgagatattcaccaacgaaaacaatgaacatattcATGGTAGcatgatgctcattgctgatactcaatgaaaatTCGTCATGCGACATGCGAGTGCTTAAGTcaaacgcgatactctgactgacaagctgagtTTAATGCCGTCGCAAACATAATCATcattttttctggctgtgaacagtgctgctaAATGCCACTGTTAtagtcaccaacactcatgactgaaacgaagctcaaatcagcgtcacgagcgctactgtgatgatcagatgTGAGACTCAGTTGGTGGTCCAATCACATgtttgatgacattttgtttagcacccaatttttggtcactcacttggtcacgacattcttggaatatacttggcgtgtggTTCCAAGCAGCAAACAATGCTCATTAtatttcttggaaccacttgCAAGCACCGTACGTACCTACAGATTATAGAGATAGCGTTATGACCATCACGATGATCACCGACacaaaatgtcgtgaccaagtgactgaccaagaattgggtgcaaaacaaaatgtcatcaagcatgtgatggtcgccaTAAGTGTTTGAGGCACTcatctgatcatcacagtagagctcgtgacgctgacattgttatgtttcagccggaatttgtcatgcctatgtcagtgacattttgcggaactgatcacagtaaaaaaaatcatgacatagtgactgaccaagcgttggtcgcaaaaatgtcatgaagTATGTATTgttcacaccaatcgttttgagtatcacttCTGaatatcacaattgagtacgtgacgctgacatggtttttgttttagtcagattttgttatgacattgacagtgacattttgccgCACTGATTTATACAGTTCAAAACGCTTACCTCGCAAAGGAACCGGATGCGATTGTTTCGGTGAGCAGATTAACCGGGCCACCCCTTCGACGCACTGCTCCTTTTCAGCATCGCGatctttctccttctttttgcCTAATCTCATTACtgcaacaaaaaggaaacgcaTTGTAAGTCATTCCATCATTCCATCCCAACAACACGCTCAATATTAACAACctacttttttgctttttctcctTGGTTGCAAAGCTCAGCGTTAAGCCGTTGGTAAACTCGCCAAAGCTTGGAGCTTGCGGTAGTCGCCACACCTGTGTACGAAATATGAAATTGTAGCCAGAAACCACATACCATGCACGTGATAGTCACACATACCTGCAAATGCCGGAACGTGCTCTTAATACTGTTCTTGCCGGACGGGTCCTGGCCCTTGCCGAGCAATTTCTCCTTCGGGTCGAAGTTGGGCCGAGCCAGCGGCCAATAGTCAACCTGCAGCTCGAGCGACTCCTGCACCtgcgaggaggacgaggaggacgattgctgcagctgctgctgcagatctttctgctgcagctgggcaATGGCGCCCGGTGTTTGCGAAGCGGGCGGCGAGGTGCGACCACTCTGGGGCGGCGAACTGGACAGCATCCGGTCGGCACTGCCCTGCGAAGCGTACGTGAACGATTCGTCGAGATCAAGCGACACCTGCGGCCCTTCTAAACAGCCAATTCTTACGTCCTGCAGCGTGGGTAGGGATAGAAATGTGACATTGAAACGCAATTGAACGCTACCCACCCTCCCCTACAATCGCACTACTCACACTAACAAACGGTACAAATATTTGACAAGAGTCTTCATCGCGATAGTTAACCATCGCCTCGGCAATAGGAACTTGTGTGCACGGTCCGCCCGATATGAGGTACCGCTGTATCCGGTTGATAAACTCGGCCGACTCGTTCTTCGACTGTGCACTCTCGAGATTGGCCGCTCGATCACAGATCTGCTGCCAGCTCTCCGTACCGAACATGCCCAGGTAGCTCGAATCGATCATACCGATGTAGCGAGCAACCGCGCACGATCctgtgtgtattttaaagtgttcacaattgcttttttttgcatttctcaCAACCCCCGATTCCACAACTCACCTAAAGGAACGATGTAGAATCTGATATGGTTTACCCAGTCCGGTGGCCGTATGCCCAACAGCTCTACGTAGTGTCGCAGCACGGCGCCCTGCAACCAGTCCCCTCCGACTAGAACTACCTTCACCGTGGTTGGCGGTTTGGCCGTTGAGTTACAGCTGGATAAGCGGGCAGAAAATGACGCACAATGCAATTAACAACACTCGAGCTAGCTTCAAACTCGAATTAGAACGAACACTTACTACTTCTGAATTTTGTTCATCAGCGCCTGCGTTATTGCTTTCACCTCGGCGGTATTGTTGGGCTGAAAGGTGGGCCGAAACGTGGCCGATATGAGCGACGCTAGCCGTGGGGTGAGCGACATGGTGCTCGCTTCCGGCGGACTAACGATCGTGACCACCTCCGGCAGCGCCGACTCCTCCGTCGTGAACGTGCGCTgcagctgctccagcagcGACTTGCGCGGCTCCACATTCGTCGGCGACAGGCAGGTCTCGAGGGGCGATGGTTTCCCCCTGCTGGGTGTGATGCTGCTGcccctgctgctgcccgtGCTGATCCATCTGGAAGCTCAGCACCTGTTTCTGCTTTTTGGCACTGTtgggcgtgctgctgctggtgcgaaACAGGCGATTCTTCTTCTCCACCGCCGTCTCCTTCTCCTTCGGCGGGCTGCCCGTGTTCTGGGGATCGGAACTGAGCGCTTCCGGGTCCGTGTTGCCGGCGCCACCCTCGTTGCCGGAGCTATCGTTTTTCCAGTCACCGGATCGATCTGCGAAGAAGGATacgaaacaaatacacacaggCAGAGACATACTGTTAGCGCAGTTTAGCAATAactgagagatagagagagaaagagagggataGATACATATGTAGAGAGGAAATCATTGTTTGAACACTACCATTGAAAGGGGAAGAATGCTTAAAATCTGTGAGAGTGGTAATTGTGAAAGTTTGAAAAGGGAACGGGGGGATCAAAAACGTGACAAATCGGAAAGAATCGCTAATCATATCATCTTGACGTTCGAACAACATGGTCGAgctaacaaacaaatcaacacaacaaaacaataacgaGCAAATCAAAGCATAGTTAATCATAAGCAGTCAACGATTTGGAGTATTtagaaaatcaacaaaacataacaacGCTTAGCTTATGCCGGAAGATGTCCACGATTGCTTTTCAATGAAAATTGGTGCTTCAAACTTTATGCTTTTATGCCCGATGAGCTATGAAAGAGGGGAATGGTGTTGCTGTGCGGGAAGGAAAGGGATGCAGATGTGTGACGCATATATGCAGATTTAGCGCAGGAGGGTTGCACATTCGAACCAGTTTGGTGTAATTTGATGCTACTAAACGTGGTGTGTGTACACGTACGAACAAAACGTAGCAGTGCGCGGTGAGTTGACGGAAGAGAACAACGTGATGTGCAGGAAGGGGTAGAGATTCAGCGGGGAGGTGGAAAATAGATCAAGAACTTGTGGGAAAAAGAGGGCACACAGCCGGTGCGTGCCGGtgggtagagagagagagagagagaggtgtgGGAGGTGCACAGACAAAGACAAGAGTATAGATAGTAAAATACGTGAAATGAACCAACAACGATCGGTTTTTGAAAGCTACAAACCTTGGCTGTTACTGTAATTGCTAGTCTGATTGTTATTAATACTGTTGCCGTTCATACTATTAATAAGATTATTGGCAATTGTTATTgaattgcttttcttttcggcGAGCGAGTCACGCTTCTCTAAATTGGGTTTCTTTTCTGGCATAAAATCTGAAAGGAACGTAAAagataatgaaagaaaacataataaaaacaaatcgagTAACAAAACTTAAACGGCTAAGCAGCAAGCACAGGTCCAAATAAACGCTACACCAAAAACCGTCCCTTTGCCCTCGGTAGTAGGGTTTGTATGGTATGCGTAAACCAGCAATGAATGTTGGGGTGGAAGACTTTGGCAGGAGGGAGCGATGTAGTAATGATGAGATGGAGAGGAGCACGGAGCGTAAAGTTGGTTTAATTTTAGTCACAATAAACAGAAAGGTcatgcaagcaaacaaacaaacaaacaaacacaaatgtCTTGCTGTagcgatgataatgatgatgttgtAATTTAAAGATTAATTTCCAGGCGTTCAAACAAACCGTTGACGGTTTAAACACTTTGCGCATTCCATCGCTCGAAATAGCACACATACGTAACGCTATCTCTACAATCTGTAGGTACGTTTACCACAATAAGACAAATCAAGATCACATAATAACacacgaaaaacaaacaaaaagccaaTGCAATGGTGATTAAATGTATTGACCTACgtcaataaaatgttttcaatgGAAAAGCTACCATAAGGGCCGATGGATTCTAAAACGAAACACTAACTAGGAAGCGTATAATCCTTTAATCTGAAGCGATCTTTAACCTTAACGCATCATGAATGTATGAAAGCCAGTGCTTGCAAAAtatcactgtcaatgtcataagaaaatctgactgaaataaaaaccatgtcagcgtcacgtactcaattgtgataatcaaaggtgatactcaaaactaTTGGTGTGATCAATGCATGcttcatgacatttttgccatcatcgcttggtcagtcactatgtcatgacttttttttactgtgatcagttttgcaaaatatcaTCAATCATGTCAGTGTTACGAGCTCTGCTGTGATGATCAGATGTGAGAATCAAACAGTTAtggcgaccatcacatgcttggtgataTTGTGTGCAACCGACAAGTGACCAAAAATTGGGTGccaaacaaaatgtcatcaagtATGTGATTGgaccaccaactgtttgagtcttaCCACTGGTCATCTCaattgtgtacgtgagctgatttgagcttcgtttcagtcatgagtgttgatgactATCATAAGTGGCATTTAGCAGCACTGTTCATAGccagaaaaagtcatgattTTTTGCTTGCAACGGCattaagcttgtcagtcagagtcactttcattgagtatcagcaatgagcatcaagctaccacagatatgttcattgttttcgttggtgaaaatctcgtgatgctcatgacattttgcagcactgatgaAGCTTTACTTGCGGTTTCGCgctgcctgtttttttttttttttttttttttgcaaaacaaactaaaaccaaaccaaaaatgaGACGATACAAAGCGACAAAAAATGGACacaaagagcagcagcaaattgaaaacagcacccaaacaacaacaaaaaaaaaacaaaacaaaaaggctaCATCTTGGTCCCGAACACAAATCAGCGGCCGTGAACCATCCATATTTTGGgccgatctttttttttttgcgggccTGCAGCAGGACGAAGCTCGTTGTCGTTGTTTACCTTTattaccaacaccaccaccaacaccgccgCCGCCCTTCTGCATCGAGCTTAGCTGTATCGAGGAATGCTGCTGCGTGAGGACCGGCTTGCCCGAGTGCTCAAAGAATGGCCTCAACGATGGCTTCGGCGTCGAGCCGATGGACAGACTGTCCATGTCCTGGCCGGAGTCGTCCCCTTCGCCGCAGGACAACGATTCCAGCTCCTGAAATAGGGCGTCCAGATCGCGCTTGCCACGCAGTGCTGGGCCCCGCTCCCGCACGTCGCCCTCCAGCTCTTCCGGCACCTTGAAGCGTTTGAGCAGTGAGATGATGCGTTGCTTGAAATTCCGTTGCTAGAAAGGAaaccaaacgcaaacaaacacacattaagCGTCAGTTCCTTGATCCATAAGTTGCGTCCTGTTCCGTGCAAACACTCGTCATGCGCTCCCCCTCTACTTACGCGACTCATCTTCCCCGCGACTTTTCCTTGCCCATGTTGTCGAAATCGCTGTCGCTGTCGGCCTGGTTCGAGGGCAGCATGTTGCCATCCTCCTGCTCGCCGTCCTGCTCGCCCGATTCGAACTTTTTGTACGAATCGCGCTTCCCGGCATAGTTGCGCTTCGCCGCGTACCCGGACAGGCCCTCGTCGTTCTCGTCGCCCGAGCTGAACTCCTGCTCCTCATCCTCGTCCGAGTACTCGTTCACCCGGTCCGTCACCAGCaggctgttgttgttcttgttgtccTGGTCGACCGGGATCGACGTGACCTGGGTGGCGCGCAGCGTCGCTATCGTCAGCCCGGCCCGGCCCGCCTTCCCCGACCCGTTCAGCTCCACCGTCATGTCCATCGATTTCTGCAGCACCGCGTCCATCCGGATCACGCCCTCGGCCAGCGTCTTGTAGCCGAGGATGGTGCGCGTTTTGTACTTTTTGCGGCGCTGCAGCAGTATCAGCAACCGGTTGCCGTCGCGCTTGATGAAATGCGGATACTGCAGGCTGAAGTGCAGGTCCAGCTCCGTCTCCAGCAGTGGCGGCGAGTTGAGCTGACCggcgccaccgccaccgccaccgacgCCGACGCCTCCACCAACGCCACCTCCACCGGCCAGCCCTGTACCGCCGGTCAGGCCTCCGACGACTGCGCCACCCGTGATGCTACCGGTGCCGATCACACCGGTGCTGCCGTACCCGGCGCTCAGCGACTGTGGGACCGGGATTTCGTGCGAGCGAAGCGT contains:
- the LOC120898530 gene encoding LOW QUALITY PROTEIN: phosphofurin acidic cluster sorting protein 2 (The sequence of the model RefSeq protein was modified relative to this genomic sequence to represent the inferred CDS: inserted 2 bases in 2 codons; deleted 1 base in 1 codon) translates to MADKGTKFERMAMTKPVPMKLFAAWEVDRTPSNCIPRLCSLXITRLSLLTPLPADLTSLSLAVRMQSSKRTLRSHEIPVPQSLSAGYGSTGVIGTGSITGGAVVGGLTGGTGLAGGGGVGGGVGVGGGGGGAGQLNSPPLLETELDLHFSLQYPHFIKRDGNRLLILLQRRKKYKTRTILGYKTLAEGVIRMDAVLQKSMDMTVELNGSGKAGRAGLTIATLRATQVTSIPVDQDNKNNNSLLVTDRVNEYSDEDEEQEFSSGDENDEGLSGYAAKRNYAGKRDSYKKFESGEQDGEQEDGNMLPSNQADSDSDFDNMGKEKSXGKMSRQRNFKQRIISLLKRFKVPEELEGDVRERGPALRGKRDLDALFQELESLSCGEGDDSGQDMDSLSIGSTPKPSLRPFFEHSGKPVLTQQHSSIQLSSMQKGGGGVGGGVGNKDFMPEKKPNLEKRDSLAEKKSNSITIANNLINSMNGNSINNNQTSNYSNSQDRSGDWKNDSSGNEGGAGNTDPEALSSDPQNTGSPPKEKETAVEKKNRLFRTSSSTPNSAKKQKQVLSFQMDQHGQQQGQQHHTQQGKPSPLETCLSPTNVEPRKSLLEQLQRTFTTEESALPEVVTIVSPPEASTMSLTPRLASLISATFRPTFQPNNTAEVKAITQALMNKIQKYCNSTAKPPTTVKVVLVGGDWLQGAVLRHYVELLGIRPPDWVNHIRFYIVPLGSCAVARYIGMIDSSYLGMFGTESWQQICDRAANLESAQSKNESAEFINRIQRYLISGGPCTQVPIAEAMVNYRDEDSCQIFVPFVSDVRIGCLEGPQVSLDLDESFTYASQGSADRMLSSSPPQSGRTSPPASQTPGAIAQLQQKDLQQQLQQSSSSSSSQVQESLELQVDYWPLARPNFDPKEKLLGKGQDPSGKNSIKSTFRHLQVWRLPQAPSFGEFTNGLTLSFATKEKKQKIMRLGKKKEKDRDAEKEQCVEGVARLICSPKQSHPVPLRVYIDGTEWTGVKFFQLSSQWQTHIKNFPIALVGAPLAPAEMLT